The Halotia branconii CENA392 region ACTCTCAATAACGATAACGTCAAATCTACAAGTGCGCCGACTATTGGCATTGGTGCATCTCCCCAAAACATAGGTAAACAAGCAGATTTGGTTGTTGATGTCAAAGGAATGCAGTACGCCTGGATATTTAACTATCCCGATAGTGGTGTTACCACTGGGGAGTTGCACGTTCCTGTAGGCGCTGATGTACTACTCAATCTTTCAGCGCAGGATGTCATTCATTCATTTTGGGTTCCAAACTTCCGGTTAAAACAAGATGCGCTTCCTGGTATGGCTACCCAACTGCGATTTGTCGCTACAAAACCAGGTACATATCCGGTTGTTTGTGCGGAACTTTGCGGCGGTTATCACGGTTCGATGCGGACAACAGTAGTTGTTCACACTCCAGAAGAATTTGATAGCTGGTTGACAGAAAGCCAAATTGCTCAAAAGCAAGATCTCAATCAAGCCATTGCTGTTAATCCGGCTGAGTTATCCACATCAGAATTTCTCGCCCCCCATGTCCACAATCTGGGGATTGATGCAGCAACTTTAAAGTCAATAGTCAGTGGTCATTAGTCAGTGGTCAGTGGTCAGTGGTCATTAGTCATTAGTCAGTGGTCAGTGGTCAGTGGCAATCATATTTGTTAAGGCTACGACACTTGCAAGATTGGGGTATTAAACCAGATCAAAAACAACTAACAACACTTCGACTACGCGGTAGTTGAGCGCAGTCGAAACTCAGTGCATCGCTGACAACTGACAACTAACAAAGGAAAAAATTATGACACAAACAGAATTTCCACGGAATACGCCACCCGAAGGAAATAAACCTCAAACTTCAGCAGCTGCACATAGCTCCCATCCCCAAGCGTGGAAATGGTACGACTACTTTACATTTAATGTTGACCATAAGGTCATCGGCATTCAATATCTGGTGACGGCGTTTGTGTTCTATCTCATCGGTGGACTGATGGCTGTTGCTATCCGTGCCGAATTAGCTACACCAGAAGCTGACTTGCTAGACCCCAACTTGTATAACGCTTTCATGACCAATCACGGGACGATCATGATCTTTTTATGGATTGTTCCGAGTGCGATTGGGGGATTTGGTAACTACCTAGTACCGTTGATGGTCGGTGCTAGAGATATGGCTTTTCCCAAACTAAATGCGATCGCCTTTTGGTTAAACCCACCTGCGGGCGCATTAATATTGGGTAGTTTTCTCTTTGGTGGTTCCCAATCTGGTTGGACAGCTTACCCACCACTGAGTTTAGTGACAGCGCCCATTGCTCAGACAATGTGGATACTAGCGATCGTTTTGGTGGGAACTTCTTCAATTTTGGGTTCGCTAAACTTTGTCGTCACCATCTTGATGATGAAAGTTCCCAGCATGAAATGGGATCAGTTGCCTTTATTTTGTTGGGCAATTCTCGCAACTTCAGTTTTGGCGCTGTTATCTACACCCGTTTTAGCAGCAGGTTTAGTTCTGTTGTTATTTGACCTCAACTTCGGAACTTCCTTTTTTAAACCAGATGCAGGCGGTAACGTTGTTATTTACCAACATTTATTCTGGTTCTATTCTCACCCGGCAGTATATTTGATGATTCTGCCCATCTTCGGCATTATGTCCGAAGTGATTCCCGTTCACGCCCGCAAACCAATTTTTGGTTATAAAGCGATCGCCTATTCAAGTTTGGCTATCTGCGTTGTTGGTTTATTCGTCTGGGTACACCACATGTTTACCAGTGGTACACCCGGTTGGATGCGGATGTTCTTCACCATCTCGACTTTGATTGTCGCCGTGCCTACTGGCGTGAAAATTTTCGGCTGGGTTGCTACCCTTTGGGGTGGTAAAATCCGTTTCACCAGCGCTATGCTATTCGCCATTGGCTTGTTGTCTATGTTTGTGATGGGTGGCTTAAGCGGTGTAACGATGGGAACAGCCCCTTTTGATGTTCACGTACATGACACCTATTATGTAGTAGGACATTTCCATTACGTTCTCTTTGGTGGTTCCGTGTTTGGCATTTATGCCGGTATTTATCACTGGTTCCCCAAAATTACCGGCAGAATGCTCAATGAAACCTGGGGTCGCATTCACTTTGTCCTCACCTTCATTGGCACTAACTTGACCTTCTTACCGATGCACGAATTGGGTTTACAAGGAATGCCCCGACGCGTTGCTATGTATGACCCCCAATTTGTTGACCTCAATCAACTTTGTACCATTGGTGCATTTGTTTTGGGGATATCAGTAATTCCTTTTGCGATCAACATTATCTACAGTTGGAGCAAAGGCAAACTAGCGGGTGATAATCCTTGGCAAGCTTTGTCCTTAGAATGGACAACCAGCTCACCACCTGCGATCGAAAACTGGGAAGTGTTACCCGTTGTGACTCATGGTCCTTACGACTATGGCCATGATCTGAGTAATGAAGTACAGCCCTCTGCAACGCCAGAAGCTAGCGCTTAGAGGCTGAGCGTCGAGAACTGAGCGTCGAGGGCTGAGCGTAGTCGAAGCCCGATCTTATAGTCATTTGATTTGAGAACTCGAAACTCCGAGATCAGAACTCGAAACTCCGAGATCAGAACTCAAAACTCCAAGCTTGGAACTTGAAACTCCGAGATCAGAACTCAAAACTCCAAGCTTGGAACTCAAAGCTCCGAGATCAGAACTCAAAACTCCAAGCTTGGAACTCAAAGCTCCGAGATTAGAACTTGAAACTTCAAGCTTGGAACTCAAAACTCCGAGTCTTATCAGACACGATAAATTACGTCTACATGAATGGTATTGGAATTAAATAAGAATTTTGGATGAGGAATGCAAATTTTATCGCTTCCAACTTCATCCTTTATTCAAGCTTCCACAACAAACACAGCGCAAATATTGTTGATAAATCTATGACCATAGCGACAACAAACGAACATCACGAAGAACATCATCCAGATTTAAGAATTTGGGGATTGTTAACTTTCCTTGCTTCTGAATCTTTGATGTTTGGCGGTTTTTTTGCCACTTTTTTGTTCTTTCGCGGAATTACAGCGGTTTGGCCTCCAGAAGCAACTGAGGTAGAGTTATTCGTACCAACAATTAACACCATCATTCTAGTGTCTAGTAGTTTCGTCATGCATTTCGGTGTTGTGGCGATTAAAAAGAATGATCTCAAAGGAATGCAGAGATGGTACGCAATTACCGCCATCATGGGTGCAACTTTCTTGCTGGGTCAGGTCTATGAGTACGCAACTTTAGGATATGGTCTGACTACCAACGTCTTTGCCAACTGCTTTTATATCATGACTGGGTTCCACGGTTTGCACGTTTTTGTGGGACTGTTATGGATGTTGAGTGTCTTATGGCGATCGCGTCGTCCTGATAGCTATTCTGCCAGCAATCATACTGTTGTGGAAATGGCAGAAATTTACTGGCACTTTGTAGACATTATCTGGATTGTTTTGTTTACTTTGGTGTACATTTTGGCATTGTTTTAAGTTGGGCATGGAAAAGAGGAATTGGGGCAGGGTGCGGGGTGCAAGGGGGATGAAGAAAAATTAACTCTTTCTCCTGCTTCCCCTGCTTCCCCTGCTTCCCCTGCCTCCCCTGCCTCCCCTGCTTCCCCTGCTCCTCTGCTCCCCTGCCTCCCATAGGAGATGATTATGCAAGAAGTTGATGCCAATCGATTCTCATGGTTTGAGGTTTCGGAAGATATCAAAAAGTTGCTGATATTAGCAGCACAAACTTGGGAAAATACATCAGAATCTGAAAAATATATTCAACAAGCTCTAGCCAAAACTGGAGATAATACCGATGTTTTGATAGCAGCTTATAGGTTTTTCTACTATAAAAATAATTATGCTTTGGCATTACAAACAGCAACCAAAGTTATAGATAAAATTAAAGAAGCAGAGCAATTTCCTGATGATTGGGATCACCTTCAACCCATATTAGTGAAACGGCAAGAAGAACCCCAAATCAGGCTGTATTTAAATGCTTATGCTGCTTCGGGATTGGTATTAGCAAAGTTAGGAGCGATCAAACAAGCGAAGCTAGTAAGTACCAGAGTCAAAGAAATTAGCGATCAGCATGATTTCGGAGCAGGAATCCTCCTGGATATTTTGACTCGTCCAGTAGAAGATGATGATTAACTACTCAACAATCAACACCTCAACAGTCATGAATAATTTTTCTTTCTATCAACCTCTTTCCACATTTGAACTTCCTAGTAATCCGCTTCCTAGTACTTTTCCCTCATCTCCGGTAGTTATTCCTAACAATAATAATTTGGGAACTATGTATCCTGCACCAGTATTTCTCTTACCCCAATCTTCAGGGCTAAGAATTTAAGAGTTATGAAAGGTA contains the following coding sequences:
- the ctaD gene encoding cytochrome c oxidase subunit I — its product is MTQTEFPRNTPPEGNKPQTSAAAHSSHPQAWKWYDYFTFNVDHKVIGIQYLVTAFVFYLIGGLMAVAIRAELATPEADLLDPNLYNAFMTNHGTIMIFLWIVPSAIGGFGNYLVPLMVGARDMAFPKLNAIAFWLNPPAGALILGSFLFGGSQSGWTAYPPLSLVTAPIAQTMWILAIVLVGTSSILGSLNFVVTILMMKVPSMKWDQLPLFCWAILATSVLALLSTPVLAAGLVLLLFDLNFGTSFFKPDAGGNVVIYQHLFWFYSHPAVYLMILPIFGIMSEVIPVHARKPIFGYKAIAYSSLAICVVGLFVWVHHMFTSGTPGWMRMFFTISTLIVAVPTGVKIFGWVATLWGGKIRFTSAMLFAIGLLSMFVMGGLSGVTMGTAPFDVHVHDTYYVVGHFHYVLFGGSVFGIYAGIYHWFPKITGRMLNETWGRIHFVLTFIGTNLTFLPMHELGLQGMPRRVAMYDPQFVDLNQLCTIGAFVLGISVIPFAINIIYSWSKGKLAGDNPWQALSLEWTTSSPPAIENWEVLPVVTHGPYDYGHDLSNEVQPSATPEASA
- a CDS encoding cytochrome c oxidase subunit 3; translation: MTIATTNEHHEEHHPDLRIWGLLTFLASESLMFGGFFATFLFFRGITAVWPPEATEVELFVPTINTIILVSSSFVMHFGVVAIKKNDLKGMQRWYAITAIMGATFLLGQVYEYATLGYGLTTNVFANCFYIMTGFHGLHVFVGLLWMLSVLWRSRRPDSYSASNHTVVEMAEIYWHFVDIIWIVLFTLVYILALF
- a CDS encoding cytochrome c oxidase subunit II is translated as MQEIPVSLWTLVGGIVVTVVSIWLGQNHTLLPVQASQQAPLVDGFFNIMFTIAIALFLVVEGTILIFLVKYRRRRGDDTDGVPVEGNVPIEIFWTAIPTFIVLCLGIYSVDVFNRMGGFEPGDHPHVAHISNSAFAKRAGTALAATLNNDNVKSTSAPTIGIGASPQNIGKQADLVVDVKGMQYAWIFNYPDSGVTTGELHVPVGADVLLNLSAQDVIHSFWVPNFRLKQDALPGMATQLRFVATKPGTYPVVCAELCGGYHGSMRTTVVVHTPEEFDSWLTESQIAQKQDLNQAIAVNPAELSTSEFLAPHVHNLGIDAATLKSIVSGH